The sequence TTATCTTTAACATCTTCAGCAAAAACCTTTGCAATATATTTGGCTGCTTGAGCATGGCTTCGTACTTTTGCGACAGGTGTATATTCGCCATTTTCTAATGACGCAATCGGTTTTATATTTAATAGGGATCCTAGCATTGCCTTCCCTTTTCCAATCCTTCCTCCTTTTGAAAGGTTTTCTAATGTATCCACAACGATAAATAATCGAGAATTTTGACAAACGTTTTTTAACTTTCCAACAACACTCTCCACTTGATGCCCTTCATTCACCATTTTAGCGGCTTCTAACACTTGAAATGATAACGCTTTAGAAATAAACAATGAATCAACTACCGTTACCTTCGTTTTTGTCATCGCAGCTGCACTTTCTGCTGCTTGAACCGTTCCACTCATTTTACCAGATAAATGAATCGAAATGACTTCATATCCCTCTTCCCCTAAGCGATCGTAAACCTCAAGGAATGAGCCTGCAGATGGTTGAGATGTTTTTGGTAACTCGATTGATTCTAGCATTTTTTTCATAAATTCGGTTGGTGTTATATCAATTCGGTCTCTATATATTTCACCAGCAACACTTATTGTTAAAGGGACAACCTCAATTTGATGTCTGTCAATTTCTTCATTCGTTAAATCACTTGTTGAATCAGTTACAATTTTTATTTTGACCAAATACTACACATCCTTACTAATTACAGTTATATAATGACGATAATCGTTTTACAATGATTAATCAATGGGAATTTATTGAGTGCTTGCAAAAAAATGAGTGAAAAACACCAAGGCGAATTTGATTACATAAAAAAAACGGAAATAGGTTGATTGGAGTTGCTCTCAACCTATTTCCATTATTCCATTACTCTTTAACTAAGTCATCATCAAATCCGTATTTTTTCTCCCATTCTTTTTGCTTTTTCATTTTACGCTTAAAGACAATTTTCGATAAACTCACACTGATTTCATACAAAAGGAGAAGTGGTACTGCTACTAAAAAGTCTGACATAAAATCAGGCGGTGAAATAAATATAGCTATAATAATCAATACAAAGTAAGCATATTTACGAACTTTTGATAGTACATAAGGATTGATTACACCTAAAGATGTTAAGAACATCATGACAACCGGTAATTCAAATAGTACACCAAAAGGAATGGTTGTATTAAAAATAAATCGGAAATATTTTTCAGCAGTAAAGTTTGTTACCATCATTTCTCCGCCAAGTTCTATTAGAAAGCCCATGACAGTTGGGAAAATAACAAAATAACCAAAACTTAATCCTACAATAAAAAGAATGAATAGTGCCGGAACGTAGGATAAAGATATTTTTCTTTCGATTGGTTTTAATGCAGGTTTAATAAAAAGCCAAACTTGTAAAGCCAAAACAGGAATCGTACCTGCGATTCCTATCACGGCTGCAAGCATAAAATAAACCCATAAAATATCACTTGGACCCAATACAATAAGCTTTACTTCAAGATCCTTAACAAACCAATTATAGATTTCTTCCACAAACATAAAGCCGACGATAAAAAACACGATGAAGGCTGCAAGAGTAATAATAAGTCTCGTTCTCAATTCGTCTAAATGATCAATGACATTTAATTCTTTATCTTCCATGCATTTCCCCTGCCAATGTATTCAGTGAATATAATATTAGGTAGAATCTTACATCCATATTTCAACTATCAATTAAAAAAGGTGTAAGAGAAAATCTCACACCTTATTTAGTAACTTCTTTGACTTCTTTTTTGACATCGTCTACTTCGTCCATTACATCACTTGTAAGCTCACGTGTCGATTTTTTAAATTCCTTTAATGTTTGTCCAAATGCACGTCCAATTTCAGGTAGTTTTTTTGGTCCAAATATGATAAGTGCCAATACAAGGATTAGAATTAATCCCGGAATCCCGATATTTGATAACATGTAGAACTTCCCCCTTTGAAGTTAAATCTTACTTATCTTTCTAATTTGATTATATTATAAAAGATCAATAATGGGGAGAAATCAATGAAATCTTCATATAAACTTCATAATTTAAACCTTATTTTAACATGTGTGAGAATTGTCATTTATTTCGACTAAATTGTAGCTTAATAATGTATTTTTAAATTAATAGATTGAACAATTGACTATCATTATTTACCTCTGTATATTTAAAGCCCTTATTCGTCAATCTAGCGATTAAATCACCATAATCTTCTTTATGCTTTAATTCAATCCCGATTAAAACTGGACCACTTTCTTTATTATTTTTCTTTGTGTATTCAAATCTCGTAATATCATCGTTTGGTCCTAACGCATCTAAGAATTCTCTAAGAGCACCGGCACGCTGTGGAAAATCCACGATAAAGTAATGAAGAAGTCCTTCATACAGCATCGAGCGATCTTTCATATCTTGCATCCGACCGATATCATTATTACCCCCACTAATGATCAGGACAACTGTTTTCCCTTTAATTTGCTCTTTATAAAAGTCTAGAGCCGCAACTGTAAGTGCACCCGCTGGTTCTGCAACAATTGCATGTTCATTATATAATTCAAGAATAGAAGAACAAACCTTGCCTTCTGGTACAACAATAATATCCTCTAGTGACTGATCTAGTACGGCTAAGGTTTTTTCACCCACACAAGCTACCGCCGCCCCGTCTACAAAGCTATCAATATGTTGGAGTGGTGTTACTGTATGGTTCTCAATTGATGCTTTCATGGATGGCGCTCCAGCTGGTTCAACTCCAACCATTTTTGTATGTGGAGAAACACTCTTCATATACGTGCTAACCCCTGACATAAGTCCGCCCCCACCAATACTGCCAAAGACGAAATCAATACTATCTTCACAATCTTGTAGAATTTCTACTGCAATCGTACCTTGTCCTGCCATCACCTTTTCATCGTCAAACGGATGGATAAAGGTTCTACCTTCTACTTCAGCACATTGTACAGCTTGATTATAAGATTCATCAAAAGAATCACCGCTTAATACAATCTCAACATATTCACGGCCATGCATTTCCACCGATTGGATTTTCTGTCTTGGCGTTGTTGTAGGCATATAGATTTTTCCGTGAATTTTCAATTTTCGACATGAATACGCAACACCTTGTGCATGATTCCCAGCACTTGCACAAATAACCCCATTGTTCAACTGATCTTCATGCAACATTTTCATTGCATAAAAGGCTCCACGTAATTTAAATGACCGAACTACTTGCAAGTCCTCTCTCTTTAAATAAACATTACAATCATACTTTTCCGATAGCCGTTCGTTTTTTTGCAATGGCGTGTGGGTAACGATATCTTTCAGATGTTGGTATGCAATGAGAATATCCTCCACTTGCAACCATTTCTTTTTTGTTATTTCTTGTTCCATATCTTCACCCTCAATTCATTCAATTCAAGTTTTTAATCATTAAATTATATCATGAAAAGATATAATTTCAATGAAGCCTATTAGAAAGATTAAAAATTTTCATTACACCATTCAAATTGAATGAAAACTTACCATTTTTCAACGATTTTGTGGTATGATAATAATTAAAATAAGTAAAATTTTTTATATATTTAAACGTTATCTTGATTGAATATAATCAACAAGATAAATACTACAGGGGAGGACAGCTTAAATGAGTAAAGTAGAAGAATTAGAATTGGTAGCAGATATGGTCGGTTTGGAGCCAGGGTATGTTATGCAAGAAGCAAACTATTTTTCAACAATTGAAGAAGCGTTTCATTGGCTTTATCTATCAGAAGAAAACCCTCTTCGTCCATACAATAAAGAGGAATTAATCAACGTAATGGCTTCAATTACTATCGAACAAATGCAGGAGTTAGATGCTAATACAGTTGTAGAATACATGGTTCTAAATGATGACCATACCTATTTAACCAAAACAGGTGTAGCTTATTTACGTATCGTAAGGTAAAGAAAAAGCAGCCAGAGCGAATTCTGGCTGCTTTTTCTTATTACGCCTGCTTACGATCATAAATCGTAAAGTAATAGTCATACGGATTTTTTTCGTTTTTAATCCCTTTTTCTTTTGAGGTAAGGGTCCATTCTGATTCAGGGAATTCCGGAAAAAAGGTATCTCCTTCAAATTCATGATCGATTTCAGTAATATAAAGTCGGTCCGCAATTGGGAACGTTTCTTTAAAAAGCTGGGCACCACCAATAATTGATACATCTTTATTTTTCTCATCAATATACTTTTTTAACTCGTCTATTGAGTGAACGACTGTACACCCTTCCGCTTTGTAATCCTTATTTCTTGTGACAATAATATTTTCTCTTCCAGGAAGCGGTTTTCCAATTGACTCATACGTTTTTCTTCCCATCACCATTAATGGATGTTCCATTGTCACTTTTTTAAAAAATTTCATGTCCTCTGGTAAATGCCATGGCAATGCATTATCTTTTCCGATTACGCGATTTTTGTCCATCGCAACAACAAATGATATCATTCTATCTCTCCTATCTTCTTTTAGACGGCTATAATGCTTTATTCATTATGTGGATTTATAGCCTAAACTGATACAACGAACCCAAAATCAATTTACCCCGTGTATAATAAAATCAAACCTAATAATCAAACAGCAATAGGTGCTTTTATAGTTGGATGAGGGTCATACCCCTCGATCTTAATGTCTTCCATCGTAAAATCAAAGACAGACTTTACGCTAGGATTTAATTTTAATTGAGGTAAAGTTTTTGGCTTACGACTAAGCTGGGTTTTAATTTGTTCTAAATGATTTAAATAAATATGTGCATCTCCAAAGCTATGTACAAAATCCCCAACCTCTAACCCACATTCATGTGCGATAAGATGTGTTAGAAGTGAATAACTTGAAATGTTGAATGGAACGCCTAAAAAAATATCAGCCGACATGTACATTCAATTAAGTTCGCT is a genomic window of Niallia sp. XMNu-256 containing:
- a CDS encoding DegV family protein, encoding MVKIKIVTDSTSDLTNEEIDRHQIEVVPLTISVAGEIYRDRIDITPTEFMKKMLESIELPKTSQPSAGSFLEVYDRLGEEGYEVISIHLSGKMSGTVQAAESAAAMTKTKVTVVDSLFISKALSFQVLEAAKMVNEGHQVESVVGKLKNVCQNSRLFIVVDTLENLSKGGRIGKGKAMLGSLLNIKPIASLENGEYTPVAKVRSHAQAAKYIAKVFAEDVKDKAIKCVGLVHADGNDLALMIQQAIKEKTGYELDRIEETTPVISTHTGPGAVGFMYYAE
- the tatC gene encoding twin-arginine translocase subunit TatC; this encodes MEDKELNVIDHLDELRTRLIITLAAFIVFFIVGFMFVEEIYNWFVKDLEVKLIVLGPSDILWVYFMLAAVIGIAGTIPVLALQVWLFIKPALKPIERKISLSYVPALFILFIVGLSFGYFVIFPTVMGFLIELGGEMMVTNFTAEKYFRFIFNTTIPFGVLFELPVVMMFLTSLGVINPYVLSKVRKYAYFVLIIIAIFISPPDFMSDFLVAVPLLLLYEISVSLSKIVFKRKMKKQKEWEKKYGFDDDLVKE
- the tatA gene encoding twin-arginine translocase TatA/TatE family subunit; translation: MLSNIGIPGLILILVLALIIFGPKKLPEIGRAFGQTLKEFKKSTRELTSDVMDEVDDVKKEVKEVTK
- the ilvA gene encoding threonine ammonia-lyase IlvA, whose translation is MEQEITKKKWLQVEDILIAYQHLKDIVTHTPLQKNERLSEKYDCNVYLKREDLQVVRSFKLRGAFYAMKMLHEDQLNNGVICASAGNHAQGVAYSCRKLKIHGKIYMPTTTPRQKIQSVEMHGREYVEIVLSGDSFDESYNQAVQCAEVEGRTFIHPFDDEKVMAGQGTIAVEILQDCEDSIDFVFGSIGGGGLMSGVSTYMKSVSPHTKMVGVEPAGAPSMKASIENHTVTPLQHIDSFVDGAAVACVGEKTLAVLDQSLEDIIVVPEGKVCSSILELYNEHAIVAEPAGALTVAALDFYKEQIKGKTVVLIISGGNNDIGRMQDMKDRSMLYEGLLHYFIVDFPQRAGALREFLDALGPNDDITRFEYTKKNNKESGPVLIGIELKHKEDYGDLIARLTNKGFKYTEVNNDSQLFNLLI
- a CDS encoding dihydrofolate reductase; this encodes MISFVVAMDKNRVIGKDNALPWHLPEDMKFFKKVTMEHPLMVMGRKTYESIGKPLPGRENIIVTRNKDYKAEGCTVVHSIDELKKYIDEKNKDVSIIGGAQLFKETFPIADRLYITEIDHEFEGDTFFPEFPESEWTLTSKEKGIKNEKNPYDYYFTIYDRKQA